In Candidatus Abyssobacteria bacterium SURF_5, the genomic stretch GCTCATAGAAATCGCGGGAATACAGATTGCTGCTGCCATAATGTTTCGGATCGATGGTATCGACGGATAAAACGTCATATGTATCTTCCGACGTCAGAAGAAAGGTCCTGCCGTCATCCAAAGTGACGTTATAGATAGGCGACGAAAGCACTCCGTGGTTCACTTCATCGAAAAAAGGAGCTGCCTTGAGCACGGAGGGGACAAATTCCACGCAATCGATTCGATCGGGCTGATAAAGCGACATGCTGTAAGATGTGCCGCCCGCACCGAAACCAACTATCAGCACCGTCCGCGGATCGTCGTGAAGCAGCATGGGGAGATGCGCAAGCATCTTCTGGTTGGTCTGCATGATCTCACCGGTGCCCGCAAGGGTGTCCCCATCGATACTTAAGACCGTGCGCCCGTCTTCCGTCCGGAACACCTTAACAAGCGCCATGCTGTCTTCCTCATAAAAAAGCAAAGATTCCCATTGCTCCCAGGGCGCCCGCAAAACAACATCTCTTGAAGAAAATATCAAGACGATTGCCGCCGCGCCGCCCGTAGCCGCCAAAGCCAGCGCTTTCCGCCGAGCCGGAATCGTGCTCATGAATAATGCAACCATCGCAATAAGAATATTCACTGCCCCGATCAAAACGATCCCTTTTTGCGTGCCGAGCAGGGGAATAATGACCAGCCCTGCTGCCGCCGATCCGACTATGGCGCCCACTGTGTTCGCCGAATAAACAGCAGCGACATCCCGGCCGAGCTTTTTCAGATCCGATGTGAAAATCCGGCAAACAACGGGAAAAGCGGCTCCCATCAACGTAGTCGGCAGAATCATTACAAGAAATGCCTTTAAGAATTTATAGTGAAACGTGTACTCCCAGGACAGGTCGATGTTCACATAATATTCCCAACGCTCCTGCAGTTTATAGAAAGCCCAGGTGAACAGCGGAATGGAGAGAATCCCCCATAACCCAATGACAGCTTCGATTTTGAAGAACAGGAAATACCGGTCATTTGATTTGTCGGCTATTCGGGAGAACAAGAAACTTCCAAGCGCAAGCCCCAGCAGAAAAGTCGTGAGCATCGCGCTGAACGCATACGTCGAAAAACCCATGAAGAATACCAACGCCCTGGTCCAGAGGACTTCATAGCAGAGCGAGGCGAATCCGGCAAGGGCAAAACAGAAAACAATAATGCGCGATTTACCCGAGTCATAATTTTCCAGCGGCCTTTCAGCGACCGGCGCCGCCTCACCTCCCATCGTATCTTCATTCGCAACTCGCACGTACAGGAAATGCGCTAGACAAGCGGCTCCCATGATCACCAGGTTTACGAGCACGGCAACATGCATCGTTCGCGTCACGCCTAACGAGGCTATGAGATGAAAGCCCGCAAGATAGCAGCCGATCACCGCTCCGGCTGTGTTCGTTGCATACAGAATTCCGAGGCCGCGGCCGACTGTTTTGAATTGCCTTACCAGAAATTTGGCAAGCAACGGCAGGGTGGCGCCCATCATCGTCGTTGGCAGCAACAGTATGACCAGGCAGATGACGAACCGAATGAGAATGAAGAGCCAGGAGCCGGGCTCATAATTCCTGTAAATGGCGACGTGCAGAGACTCAACTGAGGAAAGCAGGTGTGGCAGGGCAAAAGCATACGCGCCAATGGCTCCCTCAAGAATACCGTAAAAAAGAAGCGATTGCCTCTTATAACGGTCCGCCACAACTCCAAAGACATAACTGCCAAGAGCCAATCCCGCCATGAAAGCAGCGAGCACGGTGGAAACGGCTATGGTCGTGCTTCCAAATATGTGCGTGAACATTCGCACCCATGCAACTTGATAAATCAATCCGGAAGCGCCTGAGAAGAAAAACAGCAAAAAGACGAAGAGCTTTTCCGTTGTTGCCGTAGAAGAAGCGACTTCCGCTCCGATATCTTTTCTTCCTGCAACAAGGCAAGCCTGAGGCGAGTTAACCACCGCTCCTTCCTCCCTTTTCGAATTCCCACATGCCAGTATTTCAGGAAGGGTGGCTCCATTGCCGGCGAGAGCTGTCAAGGTTCTGCTGACAAAACTTTTCCAACGAGTCCCGCGGCACGTTAGCCGAACATAAATGATTAGAAATTGAGTGCCTTAATCGGAAGTATTATAAAACTTTCTGACCGAAAGTCAACTGAAAAATCTGATCTCGAAGCACCAAACGCTGCTGCACGTAGAACCAATCAATATAATTGATTCGCGACAACCGGAAGCTCTTTGCAAGCATCCCTTATCTTAGCCGAACATAAGCCCTGTTGTGTCTCATTGACTTTATGCTAATTTTATCGTCACTTGATTTGATTTCCTGTTTCACATATAATTAACCTATCGGTAATATTAAACCGGTTTCGTAATGCCAATCGTTTCTATCCAATCAGGAAACGTCGCTTGCTCCCATGCGATGGAAGGAGGCAGTGTGACTTATGCAGAAACCGGATGTCACGCCACTTAAGACTCATGAACAATTAGAAGACTTTCTGGAGCAGTGGGGAGTGCGGGAATATCGCCCGGGCGACGAAATCCAGATGAACGAGCTGTTCAACAAGATTTTTAACGAAAACCGATCGCTGGATTACTGGTACTGGAAATACACCGACACTCCGTGGTTTAAAGACAAAGTCATGGCCCTCAGAGAAGTCGACGGTAAAATTTTCGGGCAGTTCTGCAACGTAGGGGTGAAGTTCAAGGTCAAAGATTCCGAATACGTATTCGCACAAACGGTGGAGAACTGTGTCGACTTCGACCACTGGGGAAAAGGGATCATCAAATCCCTCTACTGCGGCGTCCTGGGCGTGGGGTACTTCTACAAGATTAATCTGGCAATGGGTTTTCCGAACGAAATGTACTATCCCATAGTGACATCGATCTTCAACAGCGTGGATCTCGTTTCGCTGCCGGTTTTTTTCTGCAGAACCACCTGGAGGTCTGCGGTCGAAAAACGCTTTTCTTCAGCGTTCTTGTCAGACCTGATCTCCGGTATCTCACGTCTGCTGATTCGTCTGCAACTGTTCTTTAAAAAGCCCATCCTGAAGAAGAACCTGAGGATAGAAGTGTCAAAGGATTTCGATGACGACTTCACCCTGCTCTGGAAATCCCTCGCGCCCTCCTTGGCGATTTGCGGCATTCGCGACAGGGAATATCTCGAGTGGCGCTACAAACGGAACCCACTCGCGATCTTTCACGTCCTCAAATGTTCCGACGAGCAAATGATGGTGGGATACGCAGTGCTTGCTGTTGAGGAATCGAAGTCAGGCCACCGCATCGGCCACATTATGGATATTTTCTGCTACGACTCAGAACGAGTCATCGGCTGTATTGTGAAAGCAGCTCTGCGATTCTTTCTGCGCAACCATGCCGACTACGTCAAGTGTGGTGTTCTCGAGCACGCGCCGCAGCACAAGGTATTGCGAAAATACGGTTTTTCTTTTCGCGGGGAGAAAAAACCGTTCGTTCTCCAAGAGGTTGACCCGGCGTTTCCACATTACGGATTTTTCGAGACCGCGCAGAATTGGTATCTTACTCTCGGCGATACTGATTTTCTGGGATAGCTAAAACTCGGAGGCGCCTCACCTCCCGGTCAATGCCCTGGTACATCACTCCGCTCGTCAATTTGCCTTCGAAACGCCGCCCAACCTCATTGAAAAACTCCGCCCTATCTGCTATAATTCAGCGTGAAAGATTGCTGTTATGGTGTGCATGACGGCGGTTTTGCGGCGCGTATGCCGTGGAGGCGGGTTTTTAAATCTCGTCGGAGGAAGGGACTTGTATGTCGGGTCATTCAAAATGGAGTAAAGTTAAGCACGTCAAGGCGAAAGAGGATGCCAAGCGAGGAAAGGTATTTTCGAAGCTCATCCGGGAACTGATGGTAGCGGCACGCGATGCCGGAGGCGACCCCGCATTCAACCCGCGCTTACGAACCATTATCGCCACCGCAAAAGCCGCGAATATGCCGAACGACAACATCGATCGCGCAATAAAGAAGGGAACCGGCGAACTCGGCGGCGCCTCGTTCGAGGAAATCACGTACGAAGGCTACGGGCCCGGCGGAATTGCGATCCTGGTGGACGTGCTGACCGACAACAAGAACCGAACCGTCTCGGAGATCAGGCACATCATGACTCGCAACAACGGCAACCTCGGCGAGACCGGCTGCGTCTCGTGGAATTTCGAGAAAAAGGGCCTGATCATGGTGGACGTCTCGAAGATTTCCGAGGAAAAACTGTTTGACGCCGCGCTTGAAGCGGGTGCCGAAGATATTCGTACCGAAGGCGATACCTATGAAATCGTGACGGCGGCAAATGATGTTATGGACATCAAGGATGCCTTGGAGGCCAAGCAAATCCCCATATCAAGCGCCGAACAGACAAAGTTGCCGAAAAGCACGGTGCAGGTGGACGGAAAAACGGCCGAGGCGGCTTTGAGGCTGGTGGATGCTCTCGAAGAGCACGACGACGTGCAGCACGTATACTCCAATTTCGATATCCCCGAAGAGATCATGGCCAAAATCGGAGCGTAGCGCGCTCCCGAAAGGCGGCTGCCCAATCGCTCATATTAAACGCGCGCCGACTTATAGAATTATGGGCATCGATCCGGGCCTTGCCGCGACCGGCTACGGCATCATTGAAACCTGCGGCCGCGTTCCCTCCCTCATCGAAGCCGGGGTCGTGCGTGCTCGCGCGAAAGACCCCCTCGAGAAACGACTTCTCGATTTGTTCACTGGAACAACCGAGATCATCGCCGAATTTGAGCCCACCGTCGTCGTAATAGAGGAACTCTACAGCACGTATGCGCACCCGCGTACTGCTATCATGATGGGACACGCTCGCGGAGCGATTTTTACGGCGGCGGCATCACGAGGCCTTCCCGTCGTCAGTTATGCGTCAACCCGCATCAAAAATTCGCTAACCGGTCACGGCAGGGCCAGCAAGGAACAGGTCCAGAAAATGGTTCAGCATGCATTCGGGCTGCCCGAACTGCCGAATCCGCCC encodes the following:
- a CDS encoding MFS transporter translates to MTALAGNGATLPEILACGNSKREEGAVVNSPQACLVAGRKDIGAEVASSTATTEKLFVFLLFFFSGASGLIYQVAWVRMFTHIFGSTTIAVSTVLAAFMAGLALGSYVFGVVADRYKRQSLLFYGILEGAIGAYAFALPHLLSSVESLHVAIYRNYEPGSWLFILIRFVICLVILLLPTTMMGATLPLLAKFLVRQFKTVGRGLGILYATNTAGAVIGCYLAGFHLIASLGVTRTMHVAVLVNLVIMGAACLAHFLYVRVANEDTMGGEAAPVAERPLENYDSGKSRIIVFCFALAGFASLCYEVLWTRALVFFMGFSTYAFSAMLTTFLLGLALGSFLFSRIADKSNDRYFLFFKIEAVIGLWGILSIPLFTWAFYKLQERWEYYVNIDLSWEYTFHYKFLKAFLVMILPTTLMGAAFPVVCRIFTSDLKKLGRDVAAVYSANTVGAIVGSAAAGLVIIPLLGTQKGIVLIGAVNILIAMVALFMSTIPARRKALALAATGGAAAIVLIFSSRDVVLRAPWEQWESLLFYEEDSMALVKVFRTEDGRTVLSIDGDTLAGTGEIMQTNQKMLAHLPMLLHDDPRTVLIVGFGAGGTSYSMSLYQPDRIDCVEFVPSVLKAAPFFDEVNHGVLSSPIYNVTLDDGRTFLLTSEDTYDVLSVDTIDPKHYGSSNLYSRDFYELCRQRLNPDGIMVQWLPFSWLTCRELSAVFASFASVFEYPTLWFNRHFTYFLMVGSNHELEIDYQRLSERMSDAQIADDLRVIHLTDPAQFLYCFAADTDAFRQLASEAPKLNTYDMPVLEFFKYNAGETVRCQPLIERKGMPKLTNLGKTPEEEALVRKKIEDHLNIANYIILTLHCDEAKEAVQRWRYNQAALKLNPSDVVARWLLPYSEVLLRKQQERIVASIREKPSPDRFSLLADFYYQLGEFAPAIAVMEEGLQSFPDSSEMRLQLADYYETIGNSKAASLHRKAALTN
- a CDS encoding GNAT family N-acetyltransferase encodes the protein MQKPDVTPLKTHEQLEDFLEQWGVREYRPGDEIQMNELFNKIFNENRSLDYWYWKYTDTPWFKDKVMALREVDGKIFGQFCNVGVKFKVKDSEYVFAQTVENCVDFDHWGKGIIKSLYCGVLGVGYFYKINLAMGFPNEMYYPIVTSIFNSVDLVSLPVFFCRTTWRSAVEKRFSSAFLSDLISGISRLLIRLQLFFKKPILKKNLRIEVSKDFDDDFTLLWKSLAPSLAICGIRDREYLEWRYKRNPLAIFHVLKCSDEQMMVGYAVLAVEESKSGHRIGHIMDIFCYDSERVIGCIVKAALRFFLRNHADYVKCGVLEHAPQHKVLRKYGFSFRGEKKPFVLQEVDPAFPHYGFFETAQNWYLTLGDTDFLG
- a CDS encoding YebC/PmpR family DNA-binding transcriptional regulator; its protein translation is MSGHSKWSKVKHVKAKEDAKRGKVFSKLIRELMVAARDAGGDPAFNPRLRTIIATAKAANMPNDNIDRAIKKGTGELGGASFEEITYEGYGPGGIAILVDVLTDNKNRTVSEIRHIMTRNNGNLGETGCVSWNFEKKGLIMVDVSKISEEKLFDAALEAGAEDIRTEGDTYEIVTAANDVMDIKDALEAKQIPISSAEQTKLPKSTVQVDGKTAEAALRLVDALEEHDDVQHVYSNFDIPEEIMAKIGA
- the ruvC gene encoding crossover junction endodeoxyribonuclease RuvC, coding for MGIDPGLAATGYGIIETCGRVPSLIEAGVVRARAKDPLEKRLLDLFTGTTEIIAEFEPTVVVIEELYSTYAHPRTAIMMGHARGAIFTAAASRGLPVVSYASTRIKNSLTGHGRASKEQVQKMVQHAFGLPELPNPPDVADALAVALCHHNALLHQLQARGAAARRGR